In Colletotrichum higginsianum IMI 349063 chromosome 1, whole genome shotgun sequence, one genomic interval encodes:
- a CDS encoding GDSL-like Lipase/Acylhydrolase yields MPEERTIRIFCFGDSLTAGYSAYGAVYHPYSITLAKKLSRDLSNTRVVATDNGMPGDVVSQGAFEKRFESEMSQNTYDWVIVLGGTNDLAYSVPPERIFDSLRRVYDSAVAKGSKVLALTVPERAAKNEGIETLRRQLNNAILSYQSPNYHAFDLNSRIPYHSLTERERNRYWDDGLHLTAAGYDWMGAHVAEALGDLVELERNPDSRRARRARRHIEEEICFDEEDGDPRSLSGGYVVVRMRDLN; encoded by the exons ATGCCGGAAGAAAGGACGATCCGCATCTTTTGCTTCGGTGACTCGCTGACGGCGGGGTACTCGGCCTACGGCGCCGTCTACCATCCGTACTCCATTACCCTCGCCAAGAAGCTCTCGCGGGATCTCTCGAACACGCGTGTTGTCGCGACCGACAACGGTATGCCCGGGGACGTGGTCTCGCAGGGCGCCTTTGAGAAGCGGTTcgagagcgaga TGAGCCAGAACACATATGACTGGGTCATCGTATTAGGCGGCACGAA TGATCTCGCCTACAGCGTACCTCCAGAAAGGATATTCGACTCCCTTCGCCGGGTCTACGACTCGGCCGTAGCCAAGGGGAGCAAGGTCCTCGCGCTTACAGTCCCCGAACGCGCCGCCAAGAATGAAGGGATCGAAACTCTCCGGCGACAGCTCAATAACGCCATCCTCTCATACCAGTCACCTAACTA CCACGCTTTCGACCTCAATTCCAGGATTCCCTACCACTCTCTGACCGAGCGGGAACGCAACCGGTACTGGGATGACGGCCTACACCTAACGGCCGCCGGCTACGACTGGATGGGCGcccacgtcgccgaggctctcggcgacctcgtcgagctggAACGGAACCCGGATTCGCGGAGGGCGCGGCGCGCGCGGCGCCacatcgaggaggagatctgcttcgacgaggaggacggcgatcCGCGGTCGCTCAGCGGAGGGTACGTGGTCGTGCGCATGAGAGACTTGAACTAG
- a CDS encoding Snf2 family helicase, with the protein MSSPSNYIPLGGLIVSQKDSRLTNDDWERLQERFGSWTCISLATRSAESPDQTAEIFLQSASFKQYRNLLVEKWIRLELMICPGDGRVGFARVYILPDDVDNRLIDRARRQLRNSRKSLISVLDLTHETWSGRLSANRMSLDYIFKEDVNQGVESVSLLQLFNTIPSPDPAPENINNPTDQEAAYNVLDGHLPGLKKTSILHDYQRRSAAVMIQRESQPGRFIDPRLAKGVDQNGAIFYYDIGAGVLLKGPRFYDGVRGGILAEQMGSGKTLICLAVILASRHSGTSTPDLHQGSDIRVRKRIGSLADMAASIATSKSAAWKSYFNVYEPNESVYSKCIHAIERNPGFYHVPAHLPTRPRRHESPVGQPPKKIWHSHASLVVVPNNLVRQWVQEIEKHTVSPGTPAGLKVLLLTGHDEKIPDPKTLSAYDIILVTQSRLDRIWRETMMLDCPLSEVHFKRCIVDEGHKLGHAKIAKKSNVLLAIDAMLFSARWIVTGTPAVGLFGVDDQHFIDATAGAPDNASKAATLAEAEKGDLEKIGAIASLYLNARPWSNSVYEAADTPADWAVYVMQPQHSPRSTGHKGVLRATLNSLLIRHRLSELNTLLPSVNEKTVVLDGSYQDKLSLNIFSMMIIFNAVQSQRVDRDYFFDPHQRKALLQLVHNLKQASFFGGSFFSKDEISKALETAQMFVAEKKVSISLEDEALLKQAMEVAHIAVNNQLKDFSNKFNEVPIFVRDFLPNGVSSAWSLDDRETNPTCTDSGMVLAAQKLILSSGGDTAKLNSLLNGELEEKGHREQAEQIVSTAQVIKADSRPSRYPSVLAGNTGLGGERVPRHLRTNALQISSHPHPEQDLPEDLKKAKLVSTVSAKLSYLIDAIVEHQEREKLIIFYENENVAWYLAGVLDVIHVRHLIYAKKLCYERKMSYINTFNNDPELRVILMDLTQAAVGLDMKAASRIYFISPVLNPQIQAQAIGRARRISQQKPVTVETLVLRDSIEEVIVERKKSMSQVEHWKCKSILDDRPIYNWIRNASIIPLEKDQNNYLAQTVPLGHPRPIFGGKSAEVDPVGADLVMSGTGAESADHKSSNGLKHPRSPEHESNGESDTLPSRRVRFTIGDGDRSLQRSTRGVKFADE; encoded by the exons ATGTCATCGCCATCAAACTACATCCCCTTGGGCGGCTTAATCGTCTCACAAAAAGACAGTAGACTTACAAACGATGATTGGGAGAGGTTACAAGAAAGATTTGGAAGCTGGACATGCATTTCACTGGCTACCCGCTCCGCCGAATCGCCAGATCAAACAGCCGAGATCTTCCTACAGTCAGCATCCTTCAAGCAGTATAGAAATCTTCTCGTCGAGAAATGGATTCGTCTCGAGCTCATGATCTGTCCTGGTGATGGAAGAGTTGGCTTCGCCAGAGTCTATATTCTGCCAGACGATGTCGATAATCGACTCATCGATAGGGCCCGCCGCCAGTTGCGCAATTCCCGCAAGTCTCTCATCTCCGTCCTGGACCTGACGCACGAGACTTGGTCCGGTCGGTTGTCTGCAAATCGCATGTCTTTAGACTACATTTTCAAGGAGGATGTTAACCAAGGGGTCGAATCCGTTTCCCTTCTTCAACTCTTCAACACCATCCCCTCTCCTGACCCTGCCCCGGagaacatcaacaacccCACCGACCAAGAGGCTGCTTATAATGTACTGGATGGCCATCTGCCCGGCTTGAAAAAGACATCCATCTTGCACGATTACCAGCGGCGCTCGGCCGCAGTCATGATCCAGCGCGAGAGCCAGCCCGGTCGGTTTATCGACCCGAGACTTGCCAAAGGAGTCGACCAGAACGGCGCGATTTTCTACTACGACATTGGCGCTGGTGTCCTTTTGAAAGGGCCTAGATTCTATGACGGTGTCAGGGGAGGGATCTTGGCTGAACAGATGGGCTCTGGCAAGACTCTCATATGTCTTGCTGTCATCCTTGCATCCAGACATTCAGGCACCAGCACGCCCGATCTGCACCAAGGTAGCGATATTCGTGTGAGAAAACGAATAGGCTCGCTCGCGGACATGGCGGCGTCCATAGCCACCAGCAAGTCGGCCGCTTGGAAGTCCTACTTCAACGTCTACGAGCCGAATGAGTCGGTATATTCCAAGTGCATTCATGCCATCGAGCGCAACCCTGGCTTCTATCACGTCCCTGCTCACCTACCTACCCGTCCCAGACGCCACGAGTCTCCTGTTGGGCAGCCGCCAAAGAAGATCTGGCATAGCCACGCGTCGCTTGTGGTTGTACCCAACAACTTGGTTCGCCAGTGGGTGCAGGAAATCGAGAAGCACACCGTTAGCCCAGGTACCCCAGCAGGTCTGAAGGTGCTCCTGCTCACTGGCCACGATGAGAAGATTCCCGATCCGAAGACTCTTTCTGCCTACGATATCATCCTCGTCACCCAGTCACGACTCGACAGAATCTGGAGAGAGACAATGATGCTCGACTGCCCTCTTTCCGAGGTTCACTTCAAACGATGCATCGTTGACGAAGGTCACAAGCTGGGCCACGCAAAAATTGCAAAAAAAAGTAATGTTCTCCTCGCCATCGATGCCATGTTGTTCTCTGCTCGCTGGATTGTGACCGGCACGCCCGCTGTTGGGCTGTTTGGCGTCGATGACCAACACTTCATCGACGCCACTGCTGGTGCCCCTGATAATGCCAGCAAGGCGGCGACTTTGGCCGAGGCAGAGAAGGGAGATCTCGAGAAGATTGGAGCGATAGCATCGTTGTACCTGAACGCTCGGCCTTGGTCCAACTCCGTGTACGAGGCGGCAGACACGCCAGCGGATTGGGCCGTCTACGTGATGCAGCCACAGCACAGTCCCAGGAGTACCGGCCACAAGGGCGTCTTACGAGCAACACTGAACTCGCTGCTCATCAGACACCGGTTGTCTGAGCTCAACACTCTGCTTCCTTCAGTCAACGAGAAAACCGTCGTGCTGGATGGATCCTATCAGGACAAGCTGTCTCTCAACATTTTTTCGATGATGATCATCTTCAACGCCGTGCAGTCCCAGAGAGTCGACCGGGACTACTTCTTCGATCCGCACCAGCGGAAGGCCCTGCTCCAGTTGGTTCACAACTTAAAACAAGCCAGTTTTTTTGGTGGCTCATTTTTTTCCAAGGATGAAATTAGCAAGGCACTCGAGACTGCGCAGATGTTTGTAGCGGAGAAGAAAGTGTCCATCAGCCTGGAGGATGAGGCTTTGCTGAAGCAGGCCATGGAGGTGGCCCACATTGCTGTCAACAACCAACTCAAAGACTTCAGCAACAAGTTCAACGAGGTGCCCATCTTCGTCCGTGACTTCCTACCTAACGGTGTGAGCTCTGCTTGGTCCCTGGACGACAGGGAGACCAATCCTACTTGCACCGATTCGGGCATGGTGCTTGCTGCACAGAAGCTCATCCTTTCCTCTGGGGGCGACACTGCAAAGCTCAACAGCCTTCTCAACGGCGAactggaggagaagggccaCAGGGAGCAGGCTGAACAAATTGTCTCCACGGCACAAGTAATTAAGGCTGATTCGCGACCATCGAGGTACCCCAGCGTTCTCGCTGGCAACACAGGGCTGGGGGGCGAGAGAGTGCCTCGCCATCTCCGAACGAACGCTTTGCAAATATCAAGCCATCCTCACCCCGAACAGGATCTTCCGGAAGACTTGAAAAAGGCGAAGCTCGTTTCCACTGTATCGGCCAAACTTTCCTACCTGATCGACGCCATTGTTGAGCACCAAGAGCGGGAGAAACTAATCATTTTCTACGAAAATGAGAACGTGGCGTGGTACTTGGCGGGTGTACTCGATGTG ATTCACGTACGCCATCTCATTTATGCCAAGAAGCTATGCTATGAGCGGAAAATGTCTTATATCAATACGTTCAACAACGACCCCGAACTCCG TGTCATCCTTATGGACTTGACTCAGGCAGCCGTAGGTCTCGACATGAAGGCCGCGTCGAGAATATACTTCATCAGCCCTGTACTGAACCCTCAGATTCAGGCGCAGGCCATcggccgagctcggcgtATCAGCCAGCAGAAGCCAGTGACTGTCGAGACGCTCGTTCTGCGGGATAGCATTGAGGAAGTGATTGTAGAGCGCAAGAAGAGCATGTCCCAGGTCGAGCACTGGAAGTGCAAGTCCATCCTGGACGACCGTCCTATTTATAATTGGATCCGGAACGCCAGCATCATTCCTCTCGAAAAGGACCAGAACAACTACTTGGCGCAGACAGTCCCTCTGGGCCACCCACGGCCGATTTTCGGCGGCAAGTCAGCCGAAGTTGATCCTGTAGGGGCAGACCTCGTCATGAGCGGGACGGGAGCCGAGTCTGCAGACCACAAGTCGTCGAACGGTTTGAAGCACCCCCGCAGCCCCGAGCACGAGAGCAACGGAGAGTCGGACACTCTCCCTTCACGCCGTGTTCGCTTCACGATAGGGGATGGAGATAGGAGCCTTCAGCGGTCCACACGGGGTGTGAAATTTGCAGACGAGTGA
- a CDS encoding Tat pathway signal sequence, whose translation MPSHKIKTVLVGAAALLLSSAPGPAQAQQKYVLHDNYDSSNFFNEFNFFDQPDPTRGSQTYTSARTANDRGLAGYAKGGIYLGVDAKTPGQGRQSVRVTSNKAFDTGLFIADIQHMPTSSCGVWPAFWMFGPNWPNSGEIDIIEGVNTQESNSVTLHTGPGCSITNDGTVPSTTLKDKDCNAGTAFTGCGQTTASNQNYGDGFNAIGGGVYAVDFNSQAISVWFFPRSAIPGDVASGNPNPASWGRPLAKFNGGSGCDIPAHFKQQNLVFNIALCGDWAGKVWEQNDECKALAPQCSDYVAANPQAFTEAFWLINSVKVYQADGGK comes from the exons ATGCCTTCGCACAAAATCAAGACGGTCCtggtcggcgccgccgccctcctcctctcctcaGCGCCCGGGCCGGCCCAGGCGCAGCAAAAGTACGTCCTCCACGACAACTACGACAGCTCAAACTTCTTCAATGAGTTCAACTTTTTCGACCAGCCGGACCCCACGCGTGGCTCGCAGACGTACACGAGCGCGCGGACGGCCAACGACAGGGGCCTTGCGGGCTACGCAAAGGGTGGCATCTACCTGGGTGTCGACGCCAAAACTCCCGGCCAGGGTCGTCAGTCGGTCAGAGTGACTTCGAACAAGGCTTTCGATACGGGCTTGTTCATTGCCGATATCCAACACATGCCGACGAGCAGCTGCGGTGTCTGGCCTGCGTTCTGGATGTTTGGTCCCAACTG GCCCAACTCGGGCGAAATCGACATCATCGAGGGCGTCAACACACAAGAGTCCAACTCGGTGACGCTCCACACAGGACCCGGCTGTAGCATCACTAACGACGGTACGGTCCCATCCACCACGCTCAAAGACAAGGACTGCAACGCCGGCACGGCCTTCACGGGGTGTGGCCAGACGACGGCCAGCAACCAGAACTACGGTGACGGCTTCaacgccatcggcggcggcgtctacGCCGTCGACTTCAACAGCCAGGCCATCTCAGTGTGGTTCTTCCCGCGCAGCGCCAtccccggcgacgtcgcctcGGGTAACCCGAACCCGGCATCGTGGGGCCGGCCGCTGGCCAAGTTCAACGGCGGGTCCGGATGCGATATCCCCGCGCACTTCAAGCAGCAGAACCTCGTTTTCAACATTGCCCTATGCGGTGACTGGGCCGGGAAAGTGTGGGAGCAGAACGACGAGTGCAAGGCCCTGGCGCCACAGTGCTCCGACTACGTGGCGGCCAACCCCCAGGCCTTCACGGAGGCGTTCTGGCTCATCAACTCGGTCAAGGTCTACCAGGCTGATGGTGGTAAGTGA
- a CDS encoding Small secreted protein: MYFSKIAVLLALTATGLSAPVDAVDKRQAKLLSVQDYSQFQVSDGTGGNALEEVAQKFPIDQIKADLAGVSKDDLDILKAARVAAEGAEADAGGFNDAIAAASGADADALSVGKIKNKCLKLQLEVLALQVEQAQGADNQAKIDAEQKKLDNNVNIDKGNAGKASKSVAFSATSQPKGGKAGAAGKADAAGKAGKADKTAKADKGAKADKTAKADKTAKADKTDKTAKAGKADKAAKADEN, from the exons ATGTACTTCTCCAAGATCGCCGTTCTCCTCGCCCTTACCGCCACCGGCCTCTCTGCCCCGGTCGATGCGGTCGACAAGCGTCAGGCCAAGCTTCTATCTGTCCAGGACTACTCCCAGTTCCAGGTGTCCGACGGCACTGGTGGCAACGCTCTTGAGGAGGTCGCTCAGAAGTTCCCT ATCGACCAGATCAAGGCCGACCTAGCGGGCGTGAGCAAGGACGACCTTGATATCCTTAAGGCCGCTCGCGTTGCCGCCGAAggcgccgaggcggacgccggcggcttcaacgacgccatcgccgcggcTTCCGGGGCAGATGCCGACGCCCTCAGTGTCGGAAAGATCAAGAACAAGTGCCTCAAGCTCCAGCTCGAGGTCCTGGCTCTTCAGGTCGAGCAGGCCCAGGGTGCCGACAACCAGGCCAAGATCGATGCcgagcagaagaagctggacaACAACGTCAATATCGACAAGGGCAACGCCGGCAAGGCGAGCAAGAGTGTCGCCTTCAGTGCTACCTCGCAGCCCAAGGGCGGTAAGGCCGGTGCGGCCGGCAAAGCCGATGCGGCCGGCAAGGCTGGCAAGGCCGACAAGaccgccaaggccgacaaggGCGCAAAGGCCGACAAGACCGCTAAGGCCGACAAGaccgccaaggccgacaagACTGACAAGACCGCCAAGGCTGGTAAGGCCGACAAGGCtgccaaggccgacgagaaCTAA